ACATGAATCAGGGCCTCCTTGCCAGTGGTATTGAATAACTATAGCAAGTTTAACGTTAAGTCACTGTTTCGCCAACCGGAACCGGAACCGGATTCATTAAACCACTATTTACTTGACTAACCCTTTTAATAGAGGCAGGTAGAGATTCATTCAACTTTATTCTCAGTATCGCTTAGGAGAAACGCTAACTTGCTTCAGAGGGTAAGCTTAATTTAAGTGTGCTTTGTACATCTATTTCTGCTTAAATCACCACCAGAATCCGTTTAGTTGTACTTTGTACATTTAACAGTTCGGTAGAGGTATTGATTTTTACTCGGAGATTGGTATTTTGTGAACGCACTATTCATTTTTTGGCGTATTAAATAATAATAACTAAATTTGACATGTTATTGATTTTTAATCCCCTGTAATATGAAATTAAAGGAAAGGGGTGTGGAAAATGAAATTTAATTTTAGACCTTACCGTTCTGAAGATCTGCTTAAGGTCCGTGATTTTCTTATACATAGTTATAGTAAGCTAAAAGGTCCAAATACTTGGCTTATAGACCGCTGGGAATTCGTTATTTATTTTCAAGAGACGCAAGGTGGGACGCTGGATCAGTGGGAACGAAACGTAGGCTTATGGGAGTATGATGATGGAGAGCTGGCTGCCGTAGTATGCATGGACGATGGATTTTACTTTCAATGTGCAGAGAAGAACCCTCCAGAAAGCTTGCTTGATGACATGTTTTCCTTTGCTGAACAGAGAGTTGGGGATGAGAATGAGGGTTTCGTACAGCTGTATGTTCCAATACCGGAGTTCATGTCCTCTGCTGCAGCGGTTGCTAATAAGAGAGGTTATAGTCTAACTAAGAAACGGGAGAGTGTAAACTCTCTGCAGTTGGATAAAGAATTTCCTGTTGCGCTACCCTCTGGCTTCAGAATCTGTAGTGGTGATGAGATCGATGTGACTTCAAAAGCACTCGGACATATTATGGCCTTCGACTATGCAGACACACCGGAGGCTGAGCTAACGCTGCAGCATTATGGAAATATCAGAAAAGCGCCGAGCTACAACTCACATTTAGATCTCAGTATCGTGAACGAAGCTGGTGAAGTCGTCTCCTTCTGTAATATTTTTTGGGACAGTGTTAATGGAATTGGCATACTGGAGCCTGTAGGCACATCCATTAGATATAGATCACTGGGACTTGGTCGGGCGGTTTTGCATGAAGGATTTAACCGTTTAAGAGAGCTTGGTGCTATCAAAGTCTATGTAGGTTCGATGCAGCCGTTCTACGAAAAATTGGGGTTTAATACCGAAGTTTGGCTGCAAGTATGGGAGTACTCTGGTCACATATATGAAGCTGTTCGTGATGATCTCAACACTGGAAACGTGAGTAGTAAGTAGGTTGGCAGCACGTCATAAATAATCCCCTTGATGCGTAAGACATCGAGGGGATTATTGTTTTTTTATTTTGGCTGAACAATACAATGATACGTTAAGATATGCTCGCATAGGAGTTGAAACTTCTGTTGTTGATTGCACTTTGTACAATAGATTCTATCAAAAAGCAGCTGGAATCTGCTTCTATTGCACATTCTGCAATCAATTGTTGTGAGAACGGCTGACTATTACAAATGCGTCGTATTCTAATGTACAAAATACAACAGAATCCCATTTTCCTATAAAAAAGAATGCTTCTATTGCACAAACTGCAATAGAAGCATCAAAAGAAGTATTCTTAGAAGCCGAAGCCGAAGCCGAAGCCGAAGCCGAAGCCGAAGCCGAAGCCGAAGCCGAAGCCGAAGCCGAAGCCGAAGCCGAAGCCGAAACCAAAGCACGGAGCGTAGCACAACGCGCTTACGATCCGCCGCCTAGATCGTTCTATTGATATTTAACTACAATCGCATTGCTAATCTGACGCCCAGGGGTCGTGAGATATTTGCCATTGTAGTACAGTCCGCTCGACGCGCCGCCATCCAGATTCATGGCTTGATACGCACCAGCCTGCTTCATCATTTCGGCCAGTTGCGGGATAGTAGCTCCACCAGTGGTCAGCAGAATCAGCTTGTGGTCCCGAGTGAGACCAAGTGCGCTGCGGGCGCCGCCGCCGGTTAAGATTTTAGGATCTTTGAAGCCTTCTGCCGCTACATTAAGAGATACCTTGCCGTTCACAAGAAGTCGCGGACCGGCTTGAAGTGCTCCTTCCATGGAACCGGAAGCGAAGCGGCTTGTGAAATCCAGCCCTGGAATAAGCGAGGCAAGATGGTTACTGTCATAGGTGAAAATTGTTCGGCGATCCCCGGAGCTATTTTTGAGCATTTTTCCGCCACTGACCATGTAGCCGTAAGGAGTCTTGTAAGCCCCTTTGGTGTAAGCATCAAAGAAGGTACCATTAATTGCAACTACGGCATTATTGCGCTTAGCTAGACTGCTCAGGTCCTCTACCTTTCCAATTGTATTTCCTGCTAATACAACATCAAGCTTCACCTTAGGATGCAGTAGGGATACCGTAACCGTCTGGGCTTTGTAAGATTTGCCGCCCACCTTGAAAGTTTTACTAGCACTGACAACGGGGGAGGAATCTGTTTTGATAAGTGCGCCAGTCTGTACAGGAACGGTCGATGAAATATCGCTATTAGTCAGGGTTACAGAAGAGGCTTCCTGATTCCAATCTAATTGAATGCCCAGCGTTTTGCTGATAAAGGACAAAGGGATATATACCGTACCGTTATCACTAAAAGCGGAGTCGGTTAGTGTAACGGACTTGTCATTGACGAGTGCAGCTGCTTGTCCTACAGTAAGTGTAATCTTAGTGTCTGCGTTCGTAATGGTTATACGTTTGTCACTCGCATTCATTTCAGCATGTATGCCCGTGAAATTATTTAAGAGGCGCAGTGGGATGTACGAATGGTTATTTTTGGTCACATACACGGTGTTTTTCGGAACCGGAGCAGCACCAACAGTGGAGGAACAAAATGTGTAAACCGGAATGAAACATAGAAGGAATGCAAGAAAGAACGGGAACAATAACTTTTTCATATTAACCAAAATCTCCTTATCCTGTAGCTGATGTAAAAAGCGGTAAGGTTTATTATACCTCAAGTTCTAAAACATGGATAACTCTCATTTTTCAAATACTCATGGAAGGATTCTGATAGAATATAGATACCATTAAAAGAATAGTACTAGAACTCAACAACTAAAGGGAGATCTTTATGACTACAATAGGCTTAATTCGCCATGGAAGCACAGCGTGGAATAAGGAAGGCAGAGCACAAGGACATACGGATAATCCATTGGATACTGAAGGCCTGGAGCAGGCGGCTCTTCTTGCCGAACGGCTAAGCACAGAACATTGGGACTATTTATATTCAAGTGATTTACTAAGAGCAAGACAAACAGCAGAGGTAATTGCTACAAGGCTCGGCATGGAGATCGCCGGTTTAGCACCGGGTATCCGTGAGATGAACGCAGGGCTAATTGAGGGGACTACGGAACAAGATCGTGTTGAACGCTGGGGAAGCGGGTGGAAGACATTAGATTTGGGACTGGAAAATCCAGAAGCCAGCGAGATCAGAGGTAGTCAGGCGATCGAAGAAATTGCGGAGAAACATCCGGGCAGTCGTATACTGGTGGTTAGCCATGGTGCGATTTTGCGTAGTACGCTTAGACGACTTATTCCAGATCTGAACGTAACCGTTTTGCTGAGCAATACGTCTATTACTCAGATTACTAAATCCGATGCAACCTGGAACTGTGAGCTGTACAATTGTGCGCAGCATTTGACGATGTAATTAGTGTTCAGAAAATGTTCAGAGCATTTTAATATAGTAATTGCTCAGAAAGCTAATCATTTTTGTAGTCAGAAGGATGTGCGAATCTAAGGTGGCAGAGGTCCAGATTTACTTACAAACGTTATTATCCATTCTCATCGCAGCAGCGGCCGGTTATTTAGTACTAAGGCTTTACCGGGATATTTCTTCTAAAACGCCTCAAAAAAGAGCGATTCATACCGGCCTTTCCGTTATCATTATCGTCGCCTCCCTATGGAGCATGCACCAGCTAGGCGTAAAAACTTTACTGGGAAATGAAGTGGCCGATGATGGGATTATTATACCGCTATTGGTCTATGGACTTACGATAGCCCTAATCATGTTTTTGATTACACGAATGAATCTAGTATGGGCTGAAAGAGAGCAATTGAAAGAGCTGGCATATAAGGATGCTTTGACAGGGTTACTGAATAAGAATGGAATGGATCATTTTTGGGATCGGTGCAAGGTAAATGAACAGCTTGCTGTGTTGTTTCTGGATCTGAATCGTTTCAAATCGATCAATGACAGCTTGGGGCATCATGTGGGGGACTTACTGCTGCAAGAGGTGGGTAAAAAGTTAATTCAATTCTCCAGCAAAAGAAAACGTCATATCTTCCGCGTGGGCGGGGATGAATTTGTAATTGTCGCTAAAGGTTGCTCCCAGAAGGAAGCGGAGCAGCTTGCTGTGCGGATTCTGGAGAAGACGACTAAGAGTTACCAGCTAGGTGAGCATAACTTGTTCGTCTCCATGAGTATAGGGATCAGCATAAGTCATGGTAAAGTGGATCATTTTAGGCTGCTTAACGAAGCAGATACAGCGATGTACGCCGCCAAACAGCTCGGTACGGGGCGTTACTCCGTCTATAAGAATTAGAATGTGTTTGTGTAAAATACAAGCGGCAGCCATGGACCTCATCATAAGTCCTGGACTGCCGCTATTTTTATTGGACTTACTATACTCTTGGGATGAAATTATGCGCCAGGCGAATGAATACTATTAGTCACTTGTTTGCTGCCCTTCATGAGGAACAAGCAGACAAGAGCAACCGCCATACTAATCGCCGCCACGTAGAACAGGATCGAGTAATCAAAGATATCAATCATAAGTCCCAGTAGTGGAGGCGAACTGATGGCAGCCAGAGAAGAGACCAGATAATACATCCCTGTTCGTGTGCCAATACTTTCTTCTGTTCCTGTTGCCACAACATAAGGATAGGAATTGATATTAATGCAAGCCCAGAAGACTCCACCCAGCAACAGTAATCCACGAAGGAGCAAAAGGTCCTTTGCAAAACCGACAAGAGCAAAGATGGTCATTAGTCCGCATACGCCGATGATGATCATCTTTTTCTTTCCGAATCTTCCGCCCAGCCAGCCGCTCGGTATGGCGAACAGCACAAAAGCTAAAGAGAAGAAGGTGAGCGAGAAAGAAGCCGCTTGTTCACTAAGACCGAGATGATGTTTGCCATATAAGGTAAACAGTGTCTCAACGCCTTGATAAGCTACGAACCAGAAGAAAATCGCCGCTAGCAAAAATACTGTTGTACGGTCAAGCTGACTTCGAAAGGAAATACGTGAGGGCTTGGTGGCAGTAACAGCTTCTGAAGGAAGCTTCATTTGTACGTTTACGCCATCCCGATTTTCTTTTATGAAGCGTGATACGATAAACAGACATAACAAGGTAATCAGTCCAGCAACGATAAACGGAAGCGCTGGATTTGATTTATACAGGATCGAACCTACGCCGAAAGCGAGTATAGAACCGAACCCACCCATGAAATTAATCAGCCCGTTTGCCTTCGTACGCTGTTCTTCAGGTGTAATATCCGGCATAAGGGCGACGGTTGGTGAACGGTATAAGCTCATGGCCAGATTCATCAGCATCATAAACAACAGAAGTGTAAATAGTCCGGTATGGAACGGAATCAGCATGGTTAGCACGGCAGCGAAAGGCATACCGATCATAAGATAAGGCATTCTGCGTCCAAAAGGTGAGGTAGTGCGGTCACTGCGGTTGCCGATCCAAGGCTGCAGGAATAAGGCAAAGTAATTATCAATCGTCATCAA
This Paenibacillus sp. FSL R5-0345 DNA region includes the following protein-coding sequences:
- a CDS encoding GNAT family N-acetyltransferase; this encodes MKFNFRPYRSEDLLKVRDFLIHSYSKLKGPNTWLIDRWEFVIYFQETQGGTLDQWERNVGLWEYDDGELAAVVCMDDGFYFQCAEKNPPESLLDDMFSFAEQRVGDENEGFVQLYVPIPEFMSSAAAVANKRGYSLTKKRESVNSLQLDKEFPVALPSGFRICSGDEIDVTSKALGHIMAFDYADTPEAELTLQHYGNIRKAPSYNSHLDLSIVNEAGEVVSFCNIFWDSVNGIGILEPVGTSIRYRSLGLGRAVLHEGFNRLRELGAIKVYVGSMQPFYEKLGFNTEVWLQVWEYSGHIYEAVRDDLNTGNVSSK
- a CDS encoding phosphodiester glycosidase family protein, translated to MKKLLFPFFLAFLLCFIPVYTFCSSTVGAAPVPKNTVYVTKNNHSYIPLRLLNNFTGIHAEMNASDKRITITNADTKITLTVGQAAALVNDKSVTLTDSAFSDNGTVYIPLSFISKTLGIQLDWNQEASSVTLTNSDISSTVPVQTGALIKTDSSPVVSASKTFKVGGKSYKAQTVTVSLLHPKVKLDVVLAGNTIGKVEDLSSLAKRNNAVVAINGTFFDAYTKGAYKTPYGYMVSGGKMLKNSSGDRRTIFTYDSNHLASLIPGLDFTSRFASGSMEGALQAGPRLLVNGKVSLNVAAEGFKDPKILTGGGARSALGLTRDHKLILLTTGGATIPQLAEMMKQAGAYQAMNLDGGASSGLYYNGKYLTTPGRQISNAIVVKYQ
- a CDS encoding histidine phosphatase family protein; this encodes MTTIGLIRHGSTAWNKEGRAQGHTDNPLDTEGLEQAALLAERLSTEHWDYLYSSDLLRARQTAEVIATRLGMEIAGLAPGIREMNAGLIEGTTEQDRVERWGSGWKTLDLGLENPEASEIRGSQAIEEIAEKHPGSRILVVSHGAILRSTLRRLIPDLNVTVLLSNTSITQITKSDATWNCELYNCAQHLTM
- a CDS encoding GGDEF domain-containing protein — encoded protein: MCESKVAEVQIYLQTLLSILIAAAAGYLVLRLYRDISSKTPQKRAIHTGLSVIIIVASLWSMHQLGVKTLLGNEVADDGIIIPLLVYGLTIALIMFLITRMNLVWAEREQLKELAYKDALTGLLNKNGMDHFWDRCKVNEQLAVLFLDLNRFKSINDSLGHHVGDLLLQEVGKKLIQFSSKRKRHIFRVGGDEFVIVAKGCSQKEAEQLAVRILEKTTKSYQLGEHNLFVSMSIGISISHGKVDHFRLLNEADTAMYAAKQLGTGRYSVYKN
- a CDS encoding SLC45 family MFS transporter: MKKVWLLGFGFFSISITWSLYNAFVPFFLEKYVHSVALISFLMTIDNYFALFLQPWIGNRSDRTTSPFGRRMPYLMIGMPFAAVLTMLIPFHTGLFTLLLFMMLMNLAMSLYRSPTVALMPDITPEEQRTKANGLINFMGGFGSILAFGVGSILYKSNPALPFIVAGLITLLCLFIVSRFIKENRDGVNVQMKLPSEAVTATKPSRISFRSQLDRTTVFLLAAIFFWFVAYQGVETLFTLYGKHHLGLSEQAASFSLTFFSLAFVLFAIPSGWLGGRFGKKKMIIIGVCGLMTIFALVGFAKDLLLLRGLLLLGGVFWACININSYPYVVATGTEESIGTRTGMYYLVSSLAAISSPPLLGLMIDIFDYSILFYVAAISMAVALVCLFLMKGSKQVTNSIHSPGA